One window from the genome of Flavobacterium agricola encodes:
- a CDS encoding PhnA domain-containing protein produces MSVIEKKLKDRSNSKCELCGSEQDLLVYNLPPNAKESLETSVLVCKTCHDQIENPETTDPNHFRCLSDSMWNENIPVQVLSWRLLSRMKHEGWPQDLLDMMYLDDETLAWAQATGEGEDQEDKIIHKDSNGNILADGDSVVLIKDLDVKGANFTAKRGAAVHNIKLVWDNAEQIEGRVEGQYIVILTQYVKKTK; encoded by the coding sequence ATGAGCGTAATTGAAAAAAAACTAAAAGACCGTAGCAATTCTAAATGCGAATTGTGTGGTAGTGAACAAGATTTATTAGTTTACAACTTACCACCCAATGCAAAAGAAAGCTTAGAAACTTCGGTTTTAGTTTGTAAAACATGCCACGACCAGATTGAAAACCCAGAAACAACCGATCCGAATCATTTTAGATGCTTGAGTGATAGCATGTGGAACGAAAACATTCCGGTTCAGGTGCTTTCTTGGCGTTTATTATCTAGAATGAAACATGAAGGTTGGCCACAAGATTTGTTGGATATGATGTATTTGGATGACGAAACCTTAGCTTGGGCTCAAGCCACTGGTGAAGGTGAAGATCAGGAAGATAAAATTATTCACAAAGACAGCAACGGAAATATTTTAGCCGATGGCGATTCGGTGGTTTTAATTAAAGATTTAGATGTTAAAGGCGCAAACTTTACTGCAAAACGTGGTGCTGCTGTGCATAACATTAAATTAGTTTGGGACAATGCCGAACAAATTGAAG
- a CDS encoding DUF6646 family protein, with protein sequence MKKILIFSLLLTSVVGFSQAFKGKGDQKLNVGMNIQDGGTGIVAGYDYGVGQNLSIGLQSTYAIGIRNSYDGANFARRFDVRARANANIGDVLNFSDDLDVYLGLNIGMHNFGGQIGARYFFTDGFGVNVEMVNPIARFDSDVYGYRHLNNQTQLNVGISFNF encoded by the coding sequence ATGAAAAAAATTTTAATTTTTTCCTTGCTTTTGACATCTGTAGTTGGATTTTCTCAGGCATTTAAAGGAAAAGGAGATCAGAAATTGAACGTTGGAATGAACATTCAAGACGGAGGAACAGGAATTGTAGCTGGTTATGACTATGGTGTTGGACAAAACTTATCTATAGGATTACAATCTACCTATGCTATTGGAATAAGAAACAGTTATGATGGTGCAAATTTTGCACGCCGTTTTGATGTTAGAGCAAGAGCTAATGCAAACATTGGAGATGTGCTTAACTTTAGCGATGATTTAGATGTTTATTTAGGTTTAAACATTGGTATGCACAATTTTGGTGGTCAAATCGGTGCACGTTACTTTTTTACAGATGGCTTTGGGGTAAATGTTGAAATGGTTAACCCAATTGCACGTTTTGATAGCGATGTTTACGGTTACAGACATTTAAATAACCAGACGCAACTTAATGTTGGAATTTCTTTTAATTTTTAA
- a CDS encoding metallophosphoesterase family protein, whose product MGRTLVIGDIHGGLKALHQVLERAKVTPQDQLIFLGDYVDGWPDTANLISFLMELNTTHSCIFLKGNHEELFLNWYYNQKQDMIWLKNGGLSTFTIYKELDEQIKEQHISFLENLAFYHIDAQNRLFVHGGFTNLRGIQNEYNEAMVYWDRTLWETALALDPKLEVSDLRYPKRFRKFTEIFIGHTTVQEIGENTPQNFANVWNVDTGAGFGNKLSILDVNTKQFWQSDDLSELYNTPGRTFVPRL is encoded by the coding sequence ATGGGAAGAACATTGGTAATTGGTGACATTCATGGCGGACTAAAAGCTTTGCATCAGGTTTTAGAGCGTGCAAAAGTTACACCACAAGACCAATTGATTTTTTTAGGTGATTATGTAGATGGATGGCCAGATACTGCAAATTTAATTAGCTTTTTAATGGAGCTAAACACCACGCATTCTTGCATTTTTTTAAAAGGCAACCACGAAGAGCTGTTTTTAAATTGGTATTACAATCAAAAGCAAGATATGATTTGGCTAAAAAATGGTGGTTTATCTACCTTTACTATTTACAAAGAATTAGATGAACAAATTAAAGAACAGCATATATCGTTTTTAGAAAACTTAGCTTTTTATCATATTGATGCACAAAATCGTCTTTTTGTTCACGGCGGATTTACCAACCTACGCGGCATTCAAAACGAATACAACGAAGCAATGGTTTATTGGGATAGAACCTTGTGGGAAACCGCTTTAGCATTAGACCCTAAATTAGAAGTTTCTGATTTAAGATACCCGAAAAGATTTCGAAAGTTTACCGAAATTTTTATTGGTCATACCACCGTACAAGAAATTGGTGAAAACACCCCGCAAAACTTTGCTAATGTGTGGAATGTAGATACCGGTGCTGGGTTTGGCAACAAACTTTCTATACTAGATGTAAACACCAAACAATTTTGGCAAAGCGATGATTTAAGCGAGCTGTACAATACACCGGGGCGGACTTTCGTTCCTAGATTATAA
- a CDS encoding AAA family ATPase — protein sequence MEENNTSLDIRAINEKIERESAFIDLLITEMNKVIVGQKYMIERLLIGLLGQGHILLEGVPGLAKTLAINTLSQVVQGSFSRIQFTPDLLPADVVGTMIYNIKENDFTIKKGPIFANFVLADEINRAPAKVQSALLEAMQEKQVTIGDETFKLDKPFLVLATQNPVEQEGTYPLPEAQVDRFMLKTVIDYPRLEDERAIIRQNLAGSFQKVNQVVSTDQILRAQQAAREVYMDEKIEKYILDIVFATRYPEKYNLASLKNYISFGSSPRGSIALATAAKCYAFIKHRGYVVPEDVRAVVHDVLRHRIGISYEAEAENITSVDIINKIVNEIEVP from the coding sequence ATGGAAGAAAATAATACTTCATTGGATATTAGAGCTATTAATGAAAAGATTGAACGTGAAAGTGCTTTTATTGATTTGCTTATAACCGAAATGAATAAAGTAATTGTAGGTCAAAAATACATGATTGAACGTTTACTTATTGGGTTATTAGGGCAAGGACATATTCTTTTAGAAGGGGTTCCGGGCTTAGCAAAAACTTTAGCCATTAACACGCTTTCTCAAGTTGTTCAAGGTTCTTTTAGTCGTATTCAGTTTACTCCAGATTTATTACCTGCTGATGTGGTAGGTACCATGATTTATAATATTAAAGAAAACGATTTTACTATTAAAAAAGGGCCAATTTTTGCAAACTTCGTTTTAGCTGACGAGATTAACCGTGCGCCTGCAAAAGTACAATCGGCATTGCTTGAGGCGATGCAGGAAAAACAAGTTACCATTGGCGATGAAACGTTTAAACTAGATAAACCTTTTTTAGTTTTAGCAACACAAAACCCGGTAGAGCAAGAAGGTACATATCCGTTACCAGAAGCGCAAGTTGACCGTTTCATGTTAAAAACGGTGATTGATTATCCACGTTTAGAAGACGAACGCGCTATTATTCGTCAAAATCTTGCAGGTAGCTTTCAAAAAGTTAATCAAGTGGTTTCTACCGATCAAATTTTACGTGCACAACAAGCAGCTCGTGAAGTTTATATGGATGAGAAAATAGAAAAATACATTTTAGATATTGTTTTTGCTACGCGTTACCCAGAAAAATACAACCTGGCATCCTTAAAAAATTATATTAGTTTTGGTTCATCACCACGTGGTAGTATTGCTTTAGCAACTGCTGCTAAATGTTATGCGTTTATTAAACACCGCGGATATGTAGTACCAGAAGATGTTCGTGCGGTAGTTCACGATGTGCTACGCCACCGTATTGGTATATCATACGAGGCAGAAGCCGAAAACATTACTTCAGTAGATATTATTAACAAAATTGTTAATGAAATAGAAGTGCCTTAA
- a CDS encoding vWA domain-containing protein: protein MNNITFANPEFFWLLLVIPALAAWYYYKRKDQMATLKVSSVNGFKVTPSLLARLKPLLFVLRMLALTAIIVALARPQSTDVTNKTRKSRGIDIVMAVDVSGSMLARDLKPNRLVALKAVASEFVSDRPNDRIGIVVYASEAYTKTPVTSDKAVVLDAIKSIKYDNVLQDGTAIGVGLATAINRIKDSDAKSKVIILLTDGVNNSGFIDPRMAAEIAKEFGIKVYTIGIGTNGMAEFPVSVSPNGQFNYQMMKVEIDEGLMQEIAKTTDGVYFRATDNKSLEKIYDEIDELETSEVEELRFMNYDDKFRSLVILSFILLGIELILRKTLYRSFI from the coding sequence ATGAATAACATAACCTTTGCAAATCCTGAGTTTTTTTGGTTGTTGTTGGTAATACCGGCTTTAGCAGCTTGGTATTACTACAAACGAAAAGATCAAATGGCTACCTTAAAAGTAAGTAGCGTAAACGGTTTTAAGGTAACGCCTTCATTATTGGCTCGCTTAAAACCTTTGTTGTTTGTATTACGCATGTTGGCTTTAACCGCAATTATTGTGGCTTTAGCTCGTCCGCAATCAACAGATGTTACCAATAAAACCAGAAAATCACGCGGTATTGATATTGTTATGGCAGTTGACGTTTCGGGTTCTATGTTAGCTCGAGATTTAAAACCCAATCGTTTAGTAGCGCTTAAAGCAGTGGCTTCAGAATTCGTTTCCGATCGTCCAAACGACCGAATCGGAATTGTAGTTTACGCCTCTGAAGCTTATACCAAAACACCTGTAACCAGTGATAAAGCTGTTGTTTTAGACGCAATAAAATCAATCAAATACGATAACGTATTGCAAGACGGAACTGCAATTGGCGTTGGTTTAGCAACCGCTATTAACCGTATTAAAGACAGCGATGCAAAAAGTAAAGTAATTATATTATTAACCGACGGGGTAAACAATTCGGGCTTTATTGATCCGCGAATGGCGGCAGAAATTGCTAAAGAATTTGGTATTAAAGTTTATACCATTGGTATTGGAACCAATGGCATGGCCGAGTTTCCGGTTTCGGTTTCGCCAAACGGCCAATTCAATTACCAAATGATGAAGGTTGAAATTGATGAAGGTTTGATGCAAGAAATTGCTAAAACTACAGACGGTGTTTATTTTCGTGCAACCGATAACAAATCGTTAGAAAAAATATATGACGAAATTGATGAACTTGAAACGTCTGAAGTTGAAGAATTGCGATTCATGAACTACGACGATAAATTCAGATCATTAGTTATTTTGAGTTTTATTTTATTAGGAATAGAACTTATTTTACGTAAAACCTTATACAGAAGCTTTATTTAG
- a CDS encoding VWA domain-containing protein, with protein sequence MWQIEEPKYFLAFIILPILLVVYVAHYIWKKRKQKEFGDQLILQQLAPESSFFKPFLKLFVVSLGITFLIIALVNPKVGTKIETVKREGVDVVFAIDVSKSMLAEDIAPSRLERAKQIVSQIINQLGSDRIGIIGYAGSAYSVLPITTDYAVAKMYLQNMNTDMVSSQGTAIAEAINLAAQSFDNPATSKVLVLLSDGEDHEQGFEQAVLAAKDAGIKIITIGLGTEKGGLIPIRYNGTIQSYKKDNAGENVITRFDPATLKTIAEQGDGAYIYGGNTKDVVEFVKNELNTLEKTEFESQQIADFESQFQWFLFLGFLCLAIDVLLLERKTAWVTKLNLFNEKNNEK encoded by the coding sequence ATGTGGCAAATAGAAGAACCAAAATATTTTTTAGCCTTTATAATTCTACCTATTCTACTTGTAGTTTATGTAGCTCATTATATTTGGAAAAAAAGAAAACAAAAAGAATTTGGGGATCAGCTTATATTACAGCAATTAGCGCCAGAAAGTTCTTTTTTTAAGCCCTTTTTAAAGCTTTTTGTAGTAAGCTTAGGAATTACGTTTTTAATTATTGCTTTAGTAAATCCTAAAGTTGGTACAAAAATTGAAACCGTAAAACGCGAAGGCGTTGATGTTGTTTTTGCTATTGACGTTTCTAAAAGTATGTTAGCCGAAGATATTGCGCCGAGCCGTTTAGAACGTGCTAAACAAATTGTTTCGCAAATCATTAATCAATTAGGATCCGATCGCATCGGAATTATTGGTTACGCCGGTTCTGCTTATTCAGTTTTACCCATTACAACCGATTATGCCGTGGCAAAAATGTACTTGCAAAACATGAATACCGATATGGTTTCTAGCCAAGGTACTGCCATTGCAGAAGCTATTAATTTGGCCGCACAATCGTTTGATAATCCTGCAACAAGTAAAGTTTTGGTTTTACTTTCTGACGGTGAAGATCACGAACAAGGTTTTGAGCAAGCGGTTTTAGCCGCAAAAGATGCTGGAATTAAAATTATTACTATTGGTTTAGGAACCGAAAAAGGAGGACTAATTCCTATTCGTTATAACGGAACCATTCAGAGCTATAAAAAAGATAATGCTGGCGAAAATGTAATTACCCGATTTGATCCGGCAACTTTAAAAACCATTGCCGAACAAGGAGATGGTGCATATATTTACGGCGGCAACACAAAAGATGTGGTAGAATTTGTTAAAAACGAATTAAACACCTTAGAAAAAACCGAATTTGAATCACAACAAATTGCCGATTTCGAATCGCAGTTTCAGTGGTTTTTATTCTTAGGATTTTTATGTTTAGCGATTGATGTTTTATTGCTTGAGCGCAAAACCGCTTGGGTTACAAAACTTAATTTATTTAATGAAAAAAACAATGAGAAATAA
- a CDS encoding tetratricopeptide repeat protein, whose amino-acid sequence MRNKIQLTLLLFLGCFFTIFAQQKDKNITQGNKQYNKEDYRNAEAEYRKSQFHNPSMSNASYNLGNAIYKQDQKSEAKLAYAKAIQMATTKQERSQAFYNMGNVLMAEKNYQGAVEAYKNALRNNPSDDQARYNYALAKDMLDKNPPQNDENKDDKNDDKNQDKNQDPNQDKQDQNKDNKDQEDKKDKQEDQDQQNQDKPDDQDKEQNSNPDQQNQQNPQQSNANKQQMQNLLDALNNEERKIQDKIKGQEVKGKPIKKEKDW is encoded by the coding sequence ATGAGAAATAAAATACAATTAACCTTACTATTATTTTTGGGTTGTTTTTTTACAATTTTTGCACAACAAAAAGATAAAAATATTACCCAAGGTAATAAGCAATATAACAAAGAAGATTATAGAAATGCGGAGGCTGAATATCGAAAATCGCAATTTCATAATCCATCAATGTCCAATGCGTCGTACAACCTGGGTAATGCCATTTATAAACAAGATCAGAAAAGCGAAGCCAAATTAGCTTATGCAAAAGCCATTCAAATGGCAACTACCAAGCAAGAGCGCAGCCAAGCTTTTTATAATATGGGCAATGTTTTAATGGCCGAAAAAAATTACCAAGGTGCGGTTGAGGCATATAAAAATGCCCTTCGTAACAATCCGTCAGATGATCAGGCGCGTTACAATTATGCGTTAGCGAAAGATATGTTAGATAAAAATCCACCGCAAAACGACGAGAATAAAGACGATAAAAACGACGACAAGAATCAGGATAAGAATCAAGATCCGAACCAAGATAAACAGGATCAGAATAAAGATAATAAAGACCAGGAGGATAAAAAGGATAAACAAGAAGATCAGGATCAGCAAAATCAGGACAAACCTGATGATCAAGATAAAGAGCAAAATTCAAATCCAGATCAACAAAATCAGCAAAATCCTCAGCAATCTAATGCCAATAAGCAACAAATGCAAAATTTATTGGATGCATTAAATAACGAGGAACGTAAAATTCAAGACAAAATAAAAGGTCAGGAAGTAAAAGGAAAACCAATTAAAAAAGAAAAAGATTGGTAA
- a CDS encoding BatD family protein, whose amino-acid sequence MKHYLILLLLVVQNAFAQFTYEAKVNKSTIGINERLRVDFVMNNDGDNFKVPGFEGFNVIMGPNQSISYKWINGKKTYNKTYTYYLEPTKKGTFVIKPSSIEFEGQIYKSNPIEVKVGDAVQEEEDPYQGYWDPFGFGNSGPPAPQQAQGKIGEGAHLVAYISNDNPYVNEPITVVYKLYVSPYVNVYGSRETATPKFNNFWSQFIDMKDFKPTRDTYNGEVYTSIEIRKVVLYPQKAGSLALEPLRLEIDMDVPSGQYDFFGRPAYKQGTKTVVAGNKSIQVKPLPEAGKPADFAGAVGEFTFSVTPSKTTLRTDESLDVLVEVAGRGNLKLFSLPQLVLPPSLEVFDPEHNEQVQTPLSGMVGKISDRYTILPQQKGTYVIKPMSFSYFDLASKTYKTITTDEIELDVTQGQQIAANGAATNSDGKQEVVAKDEFAYIKTNAKFTAVSDDFLGSNLFYLLIAIAFIGIPVVIIYRGKKEARDADVVGNKIRKSDRLAKKYLSEAKKCIGNKEEFYVAMERSLHNFLKAKLSIETSEMSTDNINELLLSKNAKSETITDFIKLKQNCEMARYAPSSKAEMQQDYELASQVITQLNKQL is encoded by the coding sequence ATGAAACATTATTTAATTCTATTATTATTAGTTGTTCAAAATGCTTTTGCTCAGTTTACTTACGAGGCAAAAGTTAACAAAAGCACTATTGGTATAAACGAACGTTTACGAGTAGATTTTGTGATGAATAATGATGGAGATAACTTTAAAGTTCCAGGCTTTGAGGGGTTTAATGTTATCATGGGGCCCAATCAATCCATTTCATACAAATGGATTAACGGAAAAAAAACATACAACAAAACGTATACCTATTATTTAGAACCAACTAAAAAAGGAACATTTGTAATTAAGCCTTCAAGCATTGAGTTTGAAGGGCAAATTTATAAATCCAATCCGATTGAAGTAAAAGTTGGGGATGCAGTTCAGGAAGAAGAAGATCCGTACCAAGGTTATTGGGATCCGTTCGGGTTTGGTAATTCAGGCCCACCAGCTCCACAACAAGCGCAAGGTAAAATAGGAGAAGGCGCCCATTTGGTTGCTTATATTTCTAACGACAATCCTTACGTTAATGAACCAATTACCGTAGTTTACAAATTATATGTTAGCCCGTACGTTAACGTTTACGGTTCTAGAGAAACAGCTACGCCAAAGTTTAATAATTTCTGGAGTCAGTTTATTGACATGAAAGATTTTAAACCTACGCGTGATACGTATAATGGTGAAGTTTATACCTCAATAGAAATAAGAAAGGTTGTTTTATATCCGCAAAAGGCTGGATCTTTAGCTTTAGAACCTTTGCGATTGGAAATTGATATGGATGTACCAAGCGGACAATATGATTTTTTTGGACGTCCGGCTTATAAACAAGGTACCAAAACGGTAGTTGCGGGTAATAAATCGATTCAAGTAAAACCATTGCCAGAAGCAGGAAAACCTGCTGATTTTGCTGGTGCTGTTGGTGAATTTACTTTTTCAGTTACGCCGTCAAAAACAACATTACGTACAGACGAATCTTTAGATGTTTTGGTTGAGGTTGCTGGGCGTGGTAATTTAAAGTTATTCTCGTTACCGCAATTGGTTTTGCCTCCTTCTTTAGAAGTTTTTGATCCCGAACATAACGAACAGGTACAAACGCCATTAAGCGGAATGGTTGGTAAAATCTCTGACCGATATACCATTTTACCACAACAAAAAGGTACCTATGTAATTAAACCGATGTCTTTTTCGTATTTTGATTTGGCAAGTAAAACCTACAAAACCATTACAACTGACGAAATTGAATTAGATGTAACCCAAGGGCAACAAATTGCTGCTAATGGAGCAGCAACTAATTCGGACGGAAAGCAAGAAGTTGTAGCTAAAGATGAATTTGCGTACATAAAAACAAACGCAAAATTTACTGCCGTTTCAGACGACTTTTTAGGTTCTAATTTATTCTACCTATTAATCGCTATTGCTTTTATTGGTATTCCGGTAGTTATTATTTATCGCGGTAAAAAAGAAGCTCGAGATGCCGATGTTGTTGGTAATAAAATTAGAAAATCGGATAGATTGGCTAAAAAATATTTATCAGAAGCTAAAAAATGCATTGGTAATAAAGAAGAATTTTATGTGGCTATGGAACGATCGTTACATAACTTTTTAAAGGCTAAATTAAGCATCGAAACATCAGAAATGAGCACTGATAACATTAATGAGTTATTGTTGTCTAAAAACGCAAAATCTGAAACCATTACTGATTTTATTAAACTGAAACAAAATTGTGAAATGGCTCGTTATGCACCATCGTCTAAAGCAGAAATGCAACAAGATTATGAGTTAGCTAGCCAAGTAATTACGCAATTAAATAAACAATTGTAA
- a CDS encoding SH3 domain-containing protein produces the protein MKNIKHISLIFVWLCFVSHAIAATPAELKKWVEQGNAFYQQEKYEDAIDAYQKALHSDYQSAAVYFNLGNAYYKLRDIAPAIYNYEKALQLSPNDAEIKTNLKYAQQMTIDDIKVVPKVGFREMIQNFVSILSYNAWAWVSVVSFFAMLAFFIGYYFGHSSTQKRAFFSLFFVCFGVGAISFFAGFKNKALSKQNVYAIVFADAAEVLSEPKKNADEAFVLHEGTKVKVLESNETWTKIMIADGKRGWVLDKDIKKLK, from the coding sequence ATGAAAAATATAAAACATATATCGTTAATTTTTGTATGGTTATGCTTTGTTTCTCATGCAATTGCAGCAACACCAGCCGAATTAAAAAAATGGGTAGAACAAGGCAACGCGTTTTATCAGCAAGAAAAGTACGAGGATGCTATTGACGCATATCAAAAAGCTTTGCATAGCGATTATCAGTCGGCAGCCGTATATTTTAATTTAGGAAATGCGTATTATAAATTACGAGATATTGCACCAGCGATTTACAATTACGAAAAAGCCTTGCAGTTAAGCCCAAATGATGCCGAAATAAAAACCAATTTAAAGTACGCACAACAAATGACCATTGATGACATTAAAGTTGTACCCAAAGTTGGATTTAGAGAAATGATTCAGAATTTTGTTTCTATTCTATCTTACAATGCTTGGGCATGGGTTAGCGTTGTTTCCTTTTTTGCTATGTTGGCTTTTTTTATTGGTTACTATTTTGGCCATTCAAGCACACAAAAAAGAGCGTTTTTTAGTTTGTTTTTTGTTTGTTTTGGAGTTGGAGCAATAAGCTTTTTTGCTGGGTTTAAAAACAAAGCATTAAGTAAACAAAATGTGTATGCTATTGTTTTTGCTGATGCAGCAGAAGTTTTAAGTGAACCTAAAAAAAATGCTGACGAAGCCTTTGTTTTACACGAAGGTACCAAAGTTAAAGTTTTAGAAAGTAACGAAACCTGGACCAAAATTATGATTGCAGACGGCAAACGCGGTTGGGTTTTAGATAAAGATATAAAAAAGCTGAAGTAA
- a CDS encoding CvpA family protein, with translation MGGIDIFLGLVLIWGTIQGVRQGFFAALISFVAYFIGIYIAIEFSHLVAEKLVEVVDWEIKTIEISAFALTFVAVVILLFVTAKFFTKLADWAYLGWINRLLGGLFGLLKYTLLLSVVLLFFNKINRNNYFMSEETKEESIFYNKIEYTAELIYPSIKAWVEEFKDPGSATQNSEADTEKTE, from the coding sequence ATGGGTGGAATTGATATTTTTTTAGGTTTAGTTTTAATTTGGGGCACCATTCAGGGTGTTCGTCAAGGTTTTTTCGCAGCCTTAATATCGTTCGTTGCTTACTTTATTGGTATTTATATAGCCATTGAATTTTCGCATTTGGTTGCCGAAAAATTAGTTGAAGTTGTTGATTGGGAAATTAAAACGATTGAAATTAGCGCTTTTGCCTTAACTTTTGTTGCCGTTGTAATTTTACTTTTTGTAACCGCTAAGTTTTTCACCAAATTAGCCGATTGGGCTTATTTAGGTTGGATAAACCGCTTATTAGGTGGCTTATTTGGCCTATTAAAATATACATTATTACTAAGCGTTGTTTTGTTGTTTTTTAATAAAATAAACCGAAATAATTATTTTATGAGCGAAGAAACAAAGGAGGAATCTATATTTTACAATAAGATTGAATATACAGCCGAACTAATTTACCCAAGCATAAAAGCATGGGTTGAAGAATTTAAAGATCCTGGTTCTGCAACTCAAAACTCAGAAGCAGATACTGAGAAAACCGAATAA
- a CDS encoding TerC family protein: MEKAATAQVDHLINHPGILTAFGIAVIIMLLLDLGVFNKKTHEVSNKEALSWSIVWISLAMVFSGIIYWFLDRPAGTTDNFSKFQAAYWIEKALSVDNLFVFILVFKFFKIPKAFQHKVLFWGVLGALVFRAIFIFAGVELINLTYLPAFSIGDWHFNLSNHATESVNFVTNEFFRPNVILTVFGLFLVYAGIKSWGDHSDDEETDLSKNFGVRLVHKFYKVSPDFDGDKFFTIQNGVKMATPLLVAVAVIEITDLVFAVDSIPAIFAIAPDDPFILYTSNIFAILGLRSLYFLLANSMDVFSKLNYGLAVILTFIGIKMLIMPFYHFDSSVSLTIIGSVLALAVIWSLAVRKKNTEIKE; the protein is encoded by the coding sequence ATGGAAAAAGCGGCTACGGCACAAGTAGATCATTTAATCAATCATCCTGGCATTTTAACAGCATTTGGTATTGCAGTTATTATAATGCTTTTGTTAGATTTAGGTGTTTTTAATAAAAAAACGCACGAAGTTTCTAATAAAGAAGCCTTAAGTTGGTCTATTGTTTGGATCAGTTTGGCAATGGTTTTTAGTGGAATTATTTATTGGTTTTTAGATCGTCCGGCTGGCACAACCGATAATTTTTCAAAATTTCAAGCTGCTTATTGGATAGAAAAAGCCCTGTCTGTAGATAATTTGTTTGTTTTTATACTGGTTTTCAAGTTTTTTAAAATTCCAAAAGCATTTCAGCACAAAGTACTATTTTGGGGTGTTTTAGGAGCTTTAGTTTTCAGAGCCATATTTATTTTTGCTGGGGTTGAGCTAATTAATTTAACCTATTTACCAGCATTCTCAATCGGCGATTGGCATTTTAACTTAAGCAATCATGCGACAGAAAGCGTAAATTTTGTTACTAACGAATTTTTTAGACCCAATGTTATTTTAACCGTTTTCGGACTATTTTTAGTTTATGCCGGAATTAAATCTTGGGGAGATCATAGCGATGATGAAGAAACCGATTTAAGCAAAAACTTTGGAGTACGTTTAGTACATAAGTTTTACAAAGTTTCTCCTGATTTTGATGGTGATAAATTTTTTACAATTCAAAACGGAGTAAAAATGGCAACACCATTATTGGTTGCCGTTGCGGTAATAGAAATTACAGATTTAGTTTTTGCGGTAGATAGCATTCCGGCAATTTTTGCCATTGCTCCAGACGATCCGTTTATTTTATATACCTCAAACATTTTTGCCATTTTAGGGCTACGTTCGCTTTATTTTTTACTAGCGAACTCAATGGATGTTTTCTCTAAATTGAACTACGGATTGGCTGTTATTTTAACCTTTATTGGTATTAAAATGCTTATTATGCCATTCTATCATTTTGATTCAAGCGTTTCGCTTACCATTATTGGTTCGGTTTTAGCATTAGCCGTTATTTGGTCGTTAGCTGTTAGAAAGAAAAATACAGAAATAAAAGAATAA